From the genome of Trypanosoma brucei brucei TREU927 chromosome 11 chr11_scaffold01 genomic scaffold, whole genome shotgun sequence:
CAAACGCGACAAGGTTATGGGATTATCTGCCgagaaggaaacgaaacCAGTGTTTAACTTCACCGTGAATCACTCACACTGTATGGTCTCGGAGCACGGGTGTACAACGCCTTCCTGAAGAAGCGCTTAATAGATTGATCAAAACGCACATGCACCAGCCGCAGTGGTCACGGACAGCTGGAGAGGGGGTATGTGAACGAAGAACGGGCAATGGAAATTGGTGACCACGATGCAATCCACACTTTCCTCACATCTGGAACTCTGCGAGAAGTGGTGGTAATCCCTTGCGGAAGCGTGTTTTCAACGTGAAATCACGTGCTAGCTGGTACCCCCGCGCCGGTTGCAAGGGCCCAATGTGTACCGTTGTGTCAAACGGGTCCCCTGGAACTGTGTCCCAGCTGTCGAACGCGAAGAGTGGAAGTGCCTCGCCAAGCGTCACCACTCGCAGCTGTGTTTCCAGGCCGAAGCTGTCGATTGCCGGTACTAACGCCCGGACGCACACAAATGTAGTTGCTGCTATGGGTTCCTCCGATACAATACTCCCGCGACGCATTTGCAGTACCTCTGCAATTTTTTCCACAGACCCTGGGGGGCACATAATGTCAACCTTTAGCACTGGCTCAAGAAGCTGCGGATGCGCACCGAGTAGCGCCTGTTTAGCTGCGGTTCTCGCACCAGCCATAATCGCCGCGTCTCTGGCATCAGGCTCCAGGTCTGCGAAAATGAGGCGCAGTGCCGCTCCGCGAACGACGTCGCCGATCAGCGGCCCCGCTGCCACTGCAGAGCGGAACCCAGCGGTAATGGCTTGCAACCGCTGCTCTGTGAGTCGTTCGAACTCCTCGTGCTCCTCGTCAAGCGTATCATTAATGAGCACACTCGGCCCTTTCGTTGTGTGTGGGCCTGTCGCTATTATGTTCCGCGCGTCAAGAGCGTCCATGTCGTGTTGCTGTAACGTCGTCCATAGCTTAACAACACTGTCGGTACCGGGCGAAGGAAACAGATTGATTTGCTCATTTTCGATTTGTTCAGTCAGTTTGGTTGGGAGCGAGCCGGCCGTAAAACCAATATGTGCCCAGTTTGACGAAGTGACAGCTAAAGCACCATCCTTTTCTAACACAGTCtccgaaaaggaaacaaatggcGGAGATATGCCAAGTTTCACCCCTTTGCACAAGGCACACCGCAACTCGTGTAGAGCAGTGTCGAGGTGCAACTCCCCATAGCCACTAATGGTGAACTCCCCCGTTTCCTCTTTGTGCGCGTCTAGGCCAGGTGTTGTGCGAATCAATATTTGAAGACTTTGCTGTAACtggtttgcttttgctgGATTTTTCAGTTCAACTCCAACATGCACAAATGGTTTTCCGCACTTAAGGGGTAGTACTCTCACTTCATCGAGCCACGAAGCGCCAGACTCTCTGGCGGAGTCTATagtgttttcctcttcccataACAAACTCGTGGCAGCGACTCCGCCGACCATCACAAGGTGACTTCCTGCTCGTGTATCAAAGCCGGTGACGAGAACAACCTGGCCTGCGTACGCGCAATCCACATCGACAAATCCGTCCAACATTTTCAGCAACAACTCCTTTACCGTAAACGTATAAAAAGGCTCAGCATCACTGGAATGCTCATCCACCACAACCACCTTTACCCCACGTTTCAGTACGCCGTGCAGTACACGAACAACGGCAAAGTTCTCCTCACCATTATTTTGAGATCGTATTATCGGTGCGATGGCTGCTGCTGAGTC
Proteins encoded in this window:
- a CDS encoding U5 small nuclear ribonucleoprotein component, putative (similar to 116 kDa U5 small nuclear ribonucleoprotein component (U5 snRNP-specific protein, 116 kDa) (U5-116 kDa). (Swiss-Prot:O08810) (Mus musculus;)) is translated as MNFGYDEEGNRVPSDQSGCGDSTSREYDGTHEVRSTSDDNDNDSSGSAGSGTESNRGSDGSDSVEHERRRHDDDTTSGSSGDFGDDVELVIGEVANQSIDEPLVAGRDVASSTMKNRRDAAGGKFLLEDRLVHPLLIGEVVSKEPSTRDFLDLLRGVPSRQRIVAVAGHLHHGKTSLLSLLLGGRAYRQREDEVERGISVKSSVVTEVVAGAHYEQTSHLMTFVDTPGHPDFAAETAAALRLADAVLFCVDAAESLTSNGARLLRQVVLQEGIPIVLVITKIDRLIMDLKLPPLDAYRKLRMVVDAVNNEISSFGSGCSPFLVSPLNGTVCFASSNIGCFFTTETFALKYSSKYPSVDAIALSQQLWGQVTFEEGRFVRITNFRQKPSFVTLVLEPLYKVVAHSLTGKGSQVLSNKLNPLPRGPISAVREAVQLFCGDPALEGIDALLNVLPATDKRSAWLKTQYRLNVEEEDSAAAIAPIIRSQNNGEENFAVVRVLHGVLKRGVKVVVVDEHSSDAEPFYTFTVKELLLKMLDGFVDVDCAYAGQVVLVTGFDTRAGSHLVMVGGVAATSLLWEEENTIDSARESGASWLDEVRVLPLKCGKPFVHVGVELKNPAKANQLQQSLQILIRTTPGLDAHKEETGEFTISGYGELHLDTALHELRCALCKGVKLGISPPFVSFSETVLEKDGALAVTSSNWAHIGFTAGSLPTKLTEQIENEQINLFPSPGTDSVVKLWTTLQQHDMDALDARNIIATGPHTTKGPSVLINDTLDEEHEEFERLTEQRLQAITAGFRSAVAAGPLIGDVVRGAALRLIFADLEPDARDAAIMAGARTAAKQALLGAHPQLLEPVLKVDIMCPPGSVEKIAEVLQMRRGSIVSEEPIAATTFVCVRALVPAIDSFGLETQLRVVTLGEALPLFAFDSWDTVPGDPFDTTVHIGPLQPARGYQLARDFTLKTRFRKGLPPLLAEFQM